The following are from one region of the Phycisphaerales bacterium genome:
- a CDS encoding radical SAM protein translates to MHSQAEQTTDTPSPLGLTSRQWVEAVGPRVKGRGLWALRAYKAFLREGRTDDPVFEQVGVPHVGRLVRSEREDTPEGVITKFVQELDIERQGVKLEAESVVIPMIGRKGRLAHSLCVSSQVGCAMGCGFCETAQMGLMASLTPAQIVGQWHAARHQLGAEPSNLVFMGMGEPLDNTDSVLQAIAVLTDQAGCGLAMSKVTVSTVGRLDGLARLREAVRQPGWHRLGVSISLNAPNDAIRNQIMPINRAMPMGQLRDALLDFPNGTGKPYLIAYVLIPGLNDAMEHADELAEWVKPLRCMVNVIPYNPRRDSPWPEPHEEDVEAFVHRLSSHGVFVKRRRTKGRSTMAACGQLGNPGIRRRKVVGPLTPITIGGES, encoded by the coding sequence ATGCACAGCCAGGCCGAACAGACGACCGACACGCCCAGTCCCCTGGGCCTGACCAGCCGCCAGTGGGTGGAGGCCGTTGGCCCGCGGGTGAAGGGGCGGGGGTTATGGGCCCTTCGGGCGTACAAGGCCTTCCTGCGAGAAGGCCGGACTGACGACCCTGTGTTCGAGCAGGTGGGCGTGCCGCATGTCGGTCGGCTAGTTCGCAGCGAGCGGGAAGACACCCCCGAGGGGGTCATCACCAAGTTCGTCCAAGAACTGGACATCGAGCGGCAGGGCGTGAAGCTGGAGGCCGAGTCGGTCGTGATTCCCATGATCGGGCGCAAGGGCCGGCTGGCGCACTCGCTGTGCGTCAGCAGCCAGGTCGGATGCGCCATGGGCTGTGGCTTCTGCGAGACGGCGCAGATGGGGCTCATGGCCTCGCTCACGCCCGCCCAGATCGTCGGCCAGTGGCACGCCGCCCGGCACCAGCTCGGGGCCGAGCCGAGCAATCTCGTATTCATGGGCATGGGCGAGCCGCTGGACAACACCGATTCGGTGCTTCAGGCCATCGCGGTGCTCACCGATCAGGCCGGTTGTGGGCTTGCGATGAGCAAGGTGACCGTCTCGACGGTGGGGCGGCTTGACGGTCTGGCGCGACTGCGCGAGGCGGTGCGGCAGCCGGGGTGGCATCGTCTTGGGGTGTCGATCAGCCTCAATGCGCCCAACGACGCCATCCGCAACCAGATCATGCCGATCAACCGAGCGATGCCGATGGGGCAGTTGCGTGATGCGCTGCTGGACTTTCCCAACGGCACGGGCAAGCCATACCTGATCGCATACGTGCTGATTCCGGGGTTGAATGACGCGATGGAGCACGCCGACGAACTGGCCGAGTGGGTCAAGCCGCTGCGTTGCATGGTCAACGTGATTCCCTACAACCCCCGGCGTGACAGCCCGTGGCCCGAGCCGCACGAGGAAGACGTCGAGGCATTCGTGCATCGCCTGAGTTCGCACGGCGTGTTCGTGAAGCGGCGCCGCACGAAGGGGCGCAGCACCATGGCCGCGTGCGGTCAATTGGGCAACCCGGGCATCCGGCGGCGCAAGGTGGTCGGGCCACTCACGCCGATCACCATCGGCGGCGAAAGCTGA
- a CDS encoding Dps family protein codes for MSEAMNAEIDAKIISGLNGLLADAAVFRYKIQNYHWNVRGRQFFELHAQFEEMYNAWTTYLDELAERVRAKEASPLPTLARCLEHTRIAEEEGTPDDKRMVENLVADMLAIHKEVREVIDDAETAGDRTTVNLLDGIGDEIQKKVWMFRAWHHGA; via the coding sequence ATGAGCGAAGCCATGAACGCCGAGATCGACGCCAAGATCATCAGCGGCCTCAACGGGTTGCTGGCCGATGCAGCGGTGTTCCGCTACAAGATCCAGAACTACCACTGGAACGTGCGTGGGCGGCAGTTCTTTGAGCTGCATGCGCAGTTCGAGGAGATGTACAACGCCTGGACCACGTACTTGGACGAGCTGGCCGAGCGTGTGCGTGCGAAGGAAGCCTCGCCGCTCCCGACGCTGGCGCGGTGCCTCGAGCACACGCGCATCGCCGAGGAGGAAGGCACGCCCGACGACAAGCGCATGGTCGAGAACCTCGTGGCGGACATGCTGGCGATCCACAAGGAAGTCCGCGAGGTCATCGACGATGCCGAGACGGCCGGCGATCGCACGACGGTCAATCTCCTGGATGGAATCGGCGATGAGATCCAGAAGAAGGTGTGGATGTTCCGAGCGTGGCACCACGGGGCGTGA
- a CDS encoding prepilin-type N-terminal cleavage/methylation domain-containing protein: protein MPHRSRPAMAGFTLIELLVVIGIIAVIAAITVPAVASARQTARSTITLQRLGQLSTVANLYGSDHKDRIWTAQNWLKTVEGDTALPGVLIEGGYLTDDEILECAVNGRRLPYKDSSGRTPTPPPGLYAHAEVDSDFAFVHQVEGARLGLHTQFAYYRDPAQRGWSGGVWLEDQNALENLPGVPVFVEENPAFYHANDEMLTFKGFDQLDRRHDGGGTGKSLMAFLDGHAAGMAPPADDAPEGLEVSDLTAAHFYLSARGGRWRAMTLSSEYRYGWVNDPR, encoded by the coding sequence ATGCCCCATCGCTCACGCCCGGCCATGGCCGGGTTCACGCTCATCGAGTTACTGGTCGTCATCGGCATCATCGCCGTGATTGCCGCCATCACGGTCCCCGCGGTCGCCAGCGCCCGCCAGACCGCACGCAGCACCATCACGCTGCAGCGACTGGGCCAGCTCTCGACGGTCGCCAACCTCTACGGCAGCGACCACAAGGACCGCATCTGGACCGCTCAGAACTGGCTCAAGACCGTCGAGGGCGACACTGCCCTTCCCGGCGTGCTGATCGAGGGCGGCTACCTGACCGACGACGAGATCCTCGAGTGCGCCGTCAATGGACGCCGGCTGCCCTACAAGGACTCCAGCGGGCGCACGCCCACCCCGCCACCGGGCCTCTACGCACACGCCGAGGTCGATAGCGACTTCGCCTTCGTGCACCAGGTCGAGGGCGCTCGTCTCGGGCTGCACACCCAGTTTGCCTATTACCGCGACCCGGCCCAGCGCGGCTGGAGCGGTGGCGTCTGGCTCGAAGATCAGAACGCGCTGGAGAATCTCCCGGGCGTTCCCGTCTTCGTGGAAGAGAATCCCGCCTTCTATCACGCCAACGACGAGATGCTCACCTTCAAGGGCTTTGACCAGCTCGACCGGCGCCACGATGGTGGCGGCACGGGCAAGAGCCTCATGGCCTTCCTCGACGGACACGCGGCCGGCATGGCTCCGCCCGCCGACGACGCGCCCGAGGGCCTGGAGGTCAGCGATCTGACAGCCGCACACTTCTACCTGAGCGCCCGCGGCGGACGCTGGCGGGCCATGACCCTCAGCAGCGAGTACCGCTACGGCTGGGTCAACGACCCGCGCTGA